The genomic DNA ATCTGGCGGGCATCGTCATTGACCGGAAGAAGCAGGAGTCCGCATTGCGCGAGAGTGAGGCCCGCTACCGGGCCATCGGGGAGTCCATTGATTACGGCGTGTGGGTGTGTGACGCGGAGGGCAGGAACACTTATGCGAGTGAATCTTTCCTACAGTTGGTTGGGATCACCCAGGAAGAGTGTTCCGACTTCGGCTGGGCCGAATTGCTGCACCCCGACGACGTTGACGCGACGATTGCTGCTTGGAAGGAGTGCGCCCGAACGCAAGGGACGTGGGATCGGCAGCACCGCTTCAAGGGCGCCGACGGTGGGTGGCACGACATCCTGGCGAGGGGCGTCCCGCTCAGGAATGAAACGGGCATCCTCTTGGGCTGGGCGGGCATCAACCTCGACATCAGCCGCGTCCTGCGGGCCGAGCGGGAGGTGGTCCGGCTCGCCACCGAGTCCGACCGTCAGCAACGGTTGTATGAGACGGTGCTGACGAACACGCCCGACTTCGTGTACGTGTTCAGCCTCGACCACAAGGTTCTCTACGCCAACGACGCCCTCATCAAAATGTGGGGGCGCGGCCATGAAGGGGCGATCGGGAAGACATTCCTGGAGATCGGCTACGAGCCATGGCACGCGGAAATGCACGACCGGGAAATCGACGAGGTGCGGGCCACGCGCCAGCCGATCCGTGGCGAGGTGCCGTTCAACGGGACGAACGGGCGGCGGCAATACGACTACATCTTCGTGCCCGTCATCGGGGCGGACGGCGAGGTCGAGGCGGTAGCCGGGACCACCCGCGACGTGACCGAGCGAAAGGAGACGGAGCGGCAGTTGCGGTACGGTCAGGAGCAGTTGGACTTCGCTCTCGCCGCCGCCGACTTGGGCCAGTGGTCCTTGAACCTGGCCGACCGCACCGCTCGCCGCACCCTCCGGCATGACCAGTTATTCGGCTACGACGCGCTCCTCCCGGAATGGACCTACGAGATGTTCCTGGAACATGTCATCCCGGATGAACGTGCGGCGGTGGACGCATCCTTCCAGAAGTCGGTGGCGAGCAACTCGGTCTGGAGCGTCGAGTGTCGCATCCGCAGGGCGGACGGGGCTGTCCGGCACATCTGGACCAAGGCCCTCATCCAGCGGGATGCCGACGGGCAAGTGGGGTGGATGCTGGGCATCGTCGGGGATGTCACCGACCGCCGCCAAGCCGAAGAGCGGCAGGCGTTCTTGGTTCAGTTGGCCGATACCTTGCGCCCACTTTCCGAACCGACTGACGTACAAGCCGAGGCCAGCAGGCTTCTGGGTGAGCGGCTGGGGGCGAACCGGGTGGTCTACTTCGAGGTGCGGGGCGAGAACTATGTGGTCGAGCGGGACTACACGGACGCGGCCCCATCCATCGTGGGCCGCTACCCGATCGCCGACTTCGGCCCCGACATTCTCGCTCGTTACGAGGCCGGCCGTACCGCATCCGAGGCGGACGTGAACTTGCTGTCCTCCCGCACACCAGCCGAGAAAGACACATATGCGGCTCTCCAGATCCGATCCTACGTCGGAGTGCCGTTGGTCAAGGGCGGGGCCTTCGTCGCGGGTCTCGCGGTCCATGTAGCCAACGTGCGGCCGTGGACGCCGGCCGAGATCTCTCTGATCGAAGAAACCGCCGAGCGTACCTGGGCGGTCGTCGGGCGGGTGCGGGCCGAGGCAGCGTTGCGTCAAAGCGAGGAGCGACTGCGGATGGCCCTGAGCGCCGCACGGATGGTGGCATGGGAGTATGACCCGGCGTCAGGGGCGGTCTTCACGTCGGGAAACGCGACGGACGTGTATGGATTTCCTCAGAACGAGGAAATGGCAAGCATCGACCGGGGATTCGCCATTCTCCATCCGGACGACGTGGACAACCACCGGGCGACTGTGGCTGCGGCGGTGGCGGCGGGTGAGGGATTCACCAGCCAGTTCCGGATCGTTCGCCCGGATAACGGAAGCGTTCAGTGGATGGAGGAGTGGGGTCACGCCGTCCGCAACGGGGTGGACACGACCGTTCGGCTGGTCGGCATCAACATGGACATCACCGCCCGGAAGGTAGCCGAAGCAGCGCTGCGTCAGAGCGAGGAGCGATCGGCCTTTGTGCGCAGCAGCAGCGGGGTCGGATTCTGGTACTGCGACCTGCCGTTCGAGGTTCTCGAGTGGGACGAGTTGGTGAAAGCTCACTTCCACCTGGCTCCCGATGCGGTCGTCACGATCCAGACATTTTACGACCGTCTCCATCCGGACGACCGGGAACCGACCCGGCTGGCCATCGAGCGGAGCATCGCGGGACGGACGCGCTACAACGTCCACTATCGCACGGTGGATCCGGACACCGGTGACGTGACGTGGGTCCGCGCCCTCGGGCGGACGGCCTACGCTGCCGACGGCACCCCGACCCGGTTCGACGGTGTGACGCTCGATGTGAGCGACCAGAAGCGGGCCGAGGCGAGCTTGAGGGAAAGCGAGGAAAGGTTGCGAACATTGTTTGAGTCGATGGACGAAGGGTTTTGCGTGATCGAAATGGAATTCAACCTTGCGGGACGGCCAGTCGATTACCGCATCGAGGTGATGAACCCGGCATTCGAGCAACACACCGGGATGCATGGGTTGGTCGGCAAGTCGATCCGGAACGCGATCCCGGAGCTTGAGGAGTTCTGGTATGAGACCTACGGACGGGTCGCTTCGACCGGCGAGCCGACCCGGTTCGAGCACAAGGCGGAGCCCATGGGAGGGCGCTGGTTCGAAGTTTCGGCCTTCAGGATCGGGGACGATGGCAGCCGCAAAGTCGCCATCCTTTTCAACGATGTCACCGCACGCAGAATGGCCGCGGTGGAGCGGGAGCAGTTCCTCGGCCAGCTCCGGGATGCCGACCGGCGGAAGGATGAGTTCCTGGCGACCTTGGCCCACGAACTCCGCAACCCGCTGGCACCGATCCGAAACGGTCTCCAAGTCATGCGACTGGCCGGTGTGGAGGGGCCGATCGAACGGGCCCGCACCATGATGGAGCGGCAAGTGACGCAGTTGGTCCGGCTGGTGGACGACCTTCTCGACGTGAGCAGGGTGACGAGCGGCAAGTTCGAACTCCGCCGGGAGCTGGTCGAACTGAGGGCGGTGATCGATGCCGCCGTGGAGACGAGCCGGCCGGCCTTCGATGTGGCAGGACACGAACTGGAAGTTGCCGTGCCGGACGAACCGATCCTCTTGGATGGCGACTCGACCCGGCTCGCCCAGGTTGTGTCCAACCTGCTGACCAACTCCGCCAAATACACCCACCCGGGGGGGCACGTCAGGCTGGCCGTTCGTCGTGAGGACGGCATGGCTGTGCTGTCGATCGCAGACAACGGGATCGGCATCCCGCCCCACATGCTCGGCAGGATTTTCGAGATGTTCACTCAAATGGACCGCACGCTGGAGAAGACGACGGGCGGATTGGGAATTGGGTTATCGCTGGTCAAGGGGCTTGTCGAGATGCACGGCGGGACCATCGAGGCCCGCAGCGAAGGCGAGGGGCGGGGTAGCGAATTCATCGCGCGTCTGCCGATGGTGAAGTCACCGGTTCAGAACGTCGGACAGCAAGCAGTCGATGAGCCGGTCGGCTTCGCCAGCCGCCGCATTCTGGTAACCGATGACAATGTCGACTCGGCCGAATCGCTGGGGATGTTCCTCGAATTGCTCGGGAACGACGTCAGCACCGCGAACGACGGCTTGCATGCGCTGGAGGTGGCGGAGAGATTCCTGCCCGAAGTCATCTTGCTCGACATCGGGATGCCGAAGCTGAACGGCTATGAAACCTGCCGTCGCATCCGGGAACAGACGTGGGGCAAAAAGGCCATCCTGATTGCCATGACCGGCTGGGGGCAGGACGAGGACAAGCGCCGTTCGGATGAAGCGGGCTTCGATCACCACCTGGTCAAGCCGGTGGACACCGGGGATCTTGTGAAGCTGTTGGCGTCTCTAAAGGCGGAGACGGCCTGAATTCGCCGGGCGGGGGTGAGCTGCTGCGTTCTTTCGCTCCGCTCGGGTGGTGGGAGCGTGGACCAGCCGGACCACGAAGGCACAATGGCGGAGGAAACGATCCGCTGACCTGCTGGCGCGATTTCGCCGGGGCCTCAGTCCAATACAAAAAGTTGTCCTGCAAGCCCACTGGCCTGCAGGAATCAAACGGACGTTTCGGTCAAACCCTGTGTTGTGCCGAAAACAGGGCGTCTTGGGGAAAACATCAAATAGTATTTGCTTTTCCGACAAGGCGAGCTATTTGCATTCTGATCGGTGTCCTTTTTCGTCATCTTAATGGACAAAAAAGGGCGCTTTACACCAAACCCTGATTACTGATGAAACAAAGCGCTATTGTCTGCTCCCTTGCGGTGCTTCTGCCGCTCCTCGCTCCGGCCGCCGAACAAGAATACGTCACCTATGTGAAGCCGCTCTACACCACGCGTCTCAAGGATTCGCAGGGCGGATACAACCAGATGATGTCGAAGATCAAGGTGTCCTTCGAGATGCTGAACACAGCACTCCGGAACTCCCAGATCAGCTTCGAGGCCCAGATGGTCTATCCAATGGAGGTCTCACCGATTGTCGAAACGCCCTTCGACGAATTCGGAACCCTTTGGGACCGGATCCGCAACCAGGATGCCCAAGGCACCTGGACCGCCTATACCACCCAAGGCGCGGACCACCTGTCCTACTTCGATTCCGTCGGCTCCGGTGCAGGCAAGGCCTACGTGCCCGGGGAGTTCGCCTTCCATGGCGGCGTGGGCAACACCGTCTTCCGCCACGAGATGGGCCACAACTTCGGTTGCAGCCACTCGGACGGCTTCCAGACGCCGGTCGGGAACACGATCATGAATGGCAACTCGCTGCCGTACTTCAGCAATCCCAACATCACCTACCAAGGCTACGCACTGGGAGACGCCACGCACAACAGCTCCGCGAAGATCACCGCCAACCGCCCGACCTCCGCAGGCCGGCGCGCCTTGAACGTTGATGCCGCGACGACCTCGGTCACCTGGTTCATGATCGCCAAGCATAGTAGTCTGGCGGTCGATGTCCAAGGCGGCACCACCACTCCCGGCACGCCGATCATCCAGTGGGCACCGCACTACGGCACGAACCAACAGTGGCAGTTCAACGACTTCAGCGGCGGTGCGAGCACCTTTGAGCGCAGCGGCAGCGGCGCGAGATTCGTGAGCCTCACCGCGAATGCCAACGGCACCGGCCTGACCCTCCAGAACTGGGCCGCCGGCAAGCAACGCTACTTCATCGAGGAACAGGCCGACGGCTTCTCGCGTGTCCGCCGCGATGATGGTAACGGCGTGCTGGATGTCCCCGGGTCCTCGCAGACGCAGGGCACCCAGTTGATTCAATACGACTGGTCCGGCAGCAACAACCAGCGCTTCAAGCCGGTCCAGAAGGTCGATTGATTGAAGAGCGTTCCTTTGTCTGCGGCTCCTCTCCCTCTTTCCGAGGCGGGAGAGGAGCCCTTTGTCGCAACCCCTACGGACCCAAAACCCATGAAAACCGTCAGGAAAATTCTTCCCGCCGCACTTGCCCTCGCGGCGCTCCTTCTCGCCATGCTCCTGCTCAAAGGGCGGGGTGTCGCCCATCCTTCGCCCACCGATCCCGCATCCGCCGAGCTAACAGCCACATCCCCGCCGGCAAAGACCCGCGAGCGGAGTTCCTCATCGAAACCGTCGCCATTGGTCGGCATGACCATTACGGACGCAGCCAAGGCCGAGGAATGGGCCGCCAAGCTCTCGCGCAACGAGCATGAATATGCCCAACGGCTCACCGATCTGCGGCATCTGCGGAAGGCCGAAGTCATCGAATTCAAGACCATCGCCGAGAACGCCTCCCGGCTCTCGACCGACCAGTTGCCGCTCACGCTTTCCCTGCCCTCCTTCGGCGGCGGCAGCATGGAAGTGACTTTCGATCATCTGGCCATCGACGGACCGGCCGGTGGCACCATGGCCGGCAAGATCGTCGGGCAACCGGACAGCACGGTGGTACTCGGCTTTCACAACGGCGAGACCTCCGGCGTCATCGAAGGACCCGGCAAGATCGTCTTTTTGGACGCATTCGATCAAGAGGTAGCGATCCTCCGCGAGCTTGATGCCGAAGCTCATGCGAAGGATTTCGAGTGCGACTGCATGCTGCACCAATCCCAGCGCGAGCATCAGCCGCGATAGGCGGGATGAGATCCGGCGGCTCCAGTTCCCAGGTCAACTCGCGAGCCTTGCCCGTCGTCGGGACCGGCACAACGGCATTTGATCGTACGGCCGTCAGGGAGGTGGGATGCAGGGCTATCACACCGGGGCGTGCTAGACGCGAAGCATCCTGCTGAGGTGGAAGACCCTCTGGCTTTCACTAGTCCACCCCCGTCCCTTTTCGTTGGATCATGGCGCGTTCCTTCGGGCCGCGTATTGCTCCCATAGGCCCCCTCGGCCCGTCGTTTTCGGTCTACGACCTTTGGGGAAACTAGGCTAGGTTACCAGCTTTAAGCCGTTTACACTTTTCATGCTGAGGATCTCCCCAAGCGGAATCCGCATCAGCAGGGATTCGCTTTGGGGAGATCGGCAGCATGAAATTTCCTCGGGCTATCCTGTGGCTTGCCAATGGATTCAGCCCCAAGTTCAAAAACTTGCCCGGCTCCGCCTGCCAACTTGCACACCGCACTGTGGTCCAGCTTTCGTTCTGCTTTTTGAATATGTGGGCATTAGACTCCCCCAATTTAAACCACAACCGGTCCCGAGTTTCGTGGCCGCTCGGTCCGGGTTACCGGGCTACCGGCAGCAGGGCCATCAAGGTTTCCGCAATGCGCTCCATGTCCGATCGGGTCATTCCGTCCCGTGCCTGCAATGACATCCCCTCAAGGAGCGTGTTCAACGTGAAGGCTAACCCCTCAACGTCGGTGGAGGGAACCAACTGGCCATCCTCAACGGCACGCTCCAGTCGGGCCAGGATGAAATCCTTGCCTTCCTTGCGAAGCTCCCGCAGTGCATCGTT from Luteolibacter arcticus includes the following:
- a CDS encoding PAS domain S-box protein; this translates as MSLACLATAVLVRWLLDPVLGDTFPLTTLLAAIGVAVWIGGYRPALLVAALGFLACSYLFIAPRGQFGLDEPRNLVGSFLFLATSLIIIGFGEALRRAHQDCLEAESAARQQAELLGITLTSIGDGVIATDPGGRVTTMNAVAEAMTGWTKDEAAGMPLTEVFRIVNESTRLEVENPALRALKDGVVVGLANHTVLIAKDGTERPIDDSAAPIRRDDGEIVGCILVFHDISERHRAEVEQLEARQQLATTLESVTDGFMRYDRDWRIVYVNAEAERINRLTRSEMLGQILWDVFPAIVGTRLEAEYLRAVAEQVTVEFENHYEPFGRWYSLKGFPTADGGLTTYIRDITDRKRAEALLAGQKRVLETVATDVPLAEVLTTLAVVIEEQEPGLLCSIILLDEGGAHLRVGAGPSMPEGYLSALDGLGIEPPYPGPCGMALHTGEAVVVTDIEADPRWSGAWRDRALAHGLRSCRSTPIVGSDGKPAATFAVYRREPGDPAPSDPHVLPVATHLAGIVIDRKKQESALRESEARYRAIGESIDYGVWVCDAEGRNTYASESFLQLVGITQEECSDFGWAELLHPDDVDATIAAWKECARTQGTWDRQHRFKGADGGWHDILARGVPLRNETGILLGWAGINLDISRVLRAEREVVRLATESDRQQRLYETVLTNTPDFVYVFSLDHKVLYANDALIKMWGRGHEGAIGKTFLEIGYEPWHAEMHDREIDEVRATRQPIRGEVPFNGTNGRRQYDYIFVPVIGADGEVEAVAGTTRDVTERKETERQLRYGQEQLDFALAAADLGQWSLNLADRTARRTLRHDQLFGYDALLPEWTYEMFLEHVIPDERAAVDASFQKSVASNSVWSVECRIRRADGAVRHIWTKALIQRDADGQVGWMLGIVGDVTDRRQAEERQAFLVQLADTLRPLSEPTDVQAEASRLLGERLGANRVVYFEVRGENYVVERDYTDAAPSIVGRYPIADFGPDILARYEAGRTASEADVNLLSSRTPAEKDTYAALQIRSYVGVPLVKGGAFVAGLAVHVANVRPWTPAEISLIEETAERTWAVVGRVRAEAALRQSEERLRMALSAARMVAWEYDPASGAVFTSGNATDVYGFPQNEEMASIDRGFAILHPDDVDNHRATVAAAVAAGEGFTSQFRIVRPDNGSVQWMEEWGHAVRNGVDTTVRLVGINMDITARKVAEAALRQSEERSAFVRSSSGVGFWYCDLPFEVLEWDELVKAHFHLAPDAVVTIQTFYDRLHPDDREPTRLAIERSIAGRTRYNVHYRTVDPDTGDVTWVRALGRTAYAADGTPTRFDGVTLDVSDQKRAEASLRESEERLRTLFESMDEGFCVIEMEFNLAGRPVDYRIEVMNPAFEQHTGMHGLVGKSIRNAIPELEEFWYETYGRVASTGEPTRFEHKAEPMGGRWFEVSAFRIGDDGSRKVAILFNDVTARRMAAVEREQFLGQLRDADRRKDEFLATLAHELRNPLAPIRNGLQVMRLAGVEGPIERARTMMERQVTQLVRLVDDLLDVSRVTSGKFELRRELVELRAVIDAAVETSRPAFDVAGHELEVAVPDEPILLDGDSTRLAQVVSNLLTNSAKYTHPGGHVRLAVRREDGMAVLSIADNGIGIPPHMLGRIFEMFTQMDRTLEKTTGGLGIGLSLVKGLVEMHGGTIEARSEGEGRGSEFIARLPMVKSPVQNVGQQAVDEPVGFASRRILVTDDNVDSAESLGMFLELLGNDVSTANDGLHALEVAERFLPEVILLDIGMPKLNGYETCRRIREQTWGKKAILIAMTGWGQDEDKRRSDEAGFDHHLVKPVDTGDLVKLLASLKAETA
- a CDS encoding RICIN domain-containing protein, translated to MKQSAIVCSLAVLLPLLAPAAEQEYVTYVKPLYTTRLKDSQGGYNQMMSKIKVSFEMLNTALRNSQISFEAQMVYPMEVSPIVETPFDEFGTLWDRIRNQDAQGTWTAYTTQGADHLSYFDSVGSGAGKAYVPGEFAFHGGVGNTVFRHEMGHNFGCSHSDGFQTPVGNTIMNGNSLPYFSNPNITYQGYALGDATHNSSAKITANRPTSAGRRALNVDAATTSVTWFMIAKHSSLAVDVQGGTTTPGTPIIQWAPHYGTNQQWQFNDFSGGASTFERSGSGARFVSLTANANGTGLTLQNWAAGKQRYFIEEQADGFSRVRRDDGNGVLDVPGSSQTQGTQLIQYDWSGSNNQRFKPVQKVD